The Oscillospiraceae bacterium region TACTTTTGATGATATAGAGGGACTTATAAAAGAAACAAAAAAATATTATAATCTTGAAAACATTATTTTCATTGCCTTTGACCTTATAAATTTAATTAACTTAAGAAAACTTTTACCTGAGCAGAGATTACAGTATCTTACCTCGGAATTTAATGAAGATGTTTTCGATGCGCTTAATAAGTTCAATCTTGACCTTGATATTAAGCATACGGCTCTTACTGAAGAAATCGTTAATAAGGTAAAAAAGAACAATCATATTATTAATTGCTGGACAGTTGATGAAAAAGAAACAGGCGAAAAATATACAGCATGGGATATAGATTTAATAACAACAAATATACTGGAGTAAAATTATGGATAGTATTAAAAATAAAAAACTGTTCTTACTCGATATGGACGGAACAATATATTTAGATAATAATTTATTTGACGGAGTTTTAGATTTTCTTTCCTATATTAAAAAAATTGATGGAAAATATATGTTTCTTACAAACAATTCTTCAAAAAGTGTTGATAAATACATAGAAAAACTTGATTCTATAGGAATTAAATCAACTGCTGACGACTTTTTAACCTCTACTAATGCAACAGTTTTATTCCTTAAAAAAAAGAACTACAATAAAATTTATGCGCTGGGTACAGAATCTTTCAAAGAGCAGTTAAGAGATGGCGGACTTAATATTACCGACAAAATCGAAGACGGAATTGACTGCTTATGTATGGGTTTTGATACCGAACTGACCTTTAAAAAATTAGAAGATGCCTGTATCCTTTTAAGAGATGATATTGATTATATTGCTACCAATCCCGATTGGGTTTGCCCGACATGGTATGGCTATGTACCCGACT contains the following coding sequences:
- a CDS encoding HAD-IIA family hydrolase, which translates into the protein MDSIKNKKLFLLDMDGTIYLDNNLFDGVLDFLSYIKKIDGKYMFLTNNSSKSVDKYIEKLDSIGIKSTADDFLTSTNATVLFLKKKNYNKIYALGTESFKEQLRDGGLNITDKIEDGIDCLCMGFDTELTFKKLEDACILLRDDIDYIATNPDWVCPTWYGYVPDCGSVSEMIYNATKKRPQFIGKPQPEMINLAIQKTGFKKEDAIIFGDRLYTDIASGFNAGISTVFVLSGEGTIEDIEKSDVKPTYIYENIKKFYEDLIK